The DNA segment CGCCAAGCAGATCGTGGAATCCCACGACGGGAAATTCCCTACGCAGTACGACGATGTCCTCGCGTTACCTGGTATCGGACGCTATACCGCGGGTGCAATCTTGTCGATTTCGACAGGGCAGCGATTGCCAATTGTCGAAGCCAACACGCAACGCCTGTACAGTCGCTTAATCGCTTCCACGAATCATCCGACCGATAAGGCCGCCAATGCCCTGCTGTGGGAATTTGCCGAACGCATTCTCCCGCGTCGCGACAGTGGCCAGTTCAATCAAGCGGCGATGGAACTGGGGGCACTTGTTTGCACTCCACAGCAACCCGACTGTCCGAATTGTCCGCTCCAGCCCTGTTGTGCAGCCCATGAAAAGGGACTGGAGACAATCATCCCGGGGAAGGTGAAGCGGATTCAGTACGAAGCACGCGATGAGTATGCGTTGCTGGTTAGGCATCCCGACCGTCATGCCTATTTTGTTTACCAGGTTCCCGCGGGGCAAAGATGGGCAGGCCTGTGGGATTTCCCGCGTTTTGGTCCGCCGCACGCAAGCTCTTTAGACGGAGCCATTCGCCAGGCCAGGCAGGACTTTGGGCTGGAAATCAAAGCAGGCGATTTAGCGACCACGATTCGCCATGGTGTCACCAAATACCGGATCACGCTGTACGCCCATCATGTGCATTGGCAAAGCCCGGAACCGAGTTCGCTGGAGGAAAACCAGCAGTGGCAAACCCCCGAGCAACTGCAGTCGCTGCCGCTAAACACCACCGGCCGCAAACTAGCTAATTTGCTGGCTGCCGAATAAGCAGGGGGAAGCGGCTATCTCCGTAGCTCTGTCTTTTAAGTAGCTCCGTCTTTCCAAGACGGAGAGATCCGCGATCGATTCTTGAATGTATCCAAACAGGTTGGTTGCTGCGGTCAATCGTCCTGAGTTCCGTGCTCTTGCTGATGCCTCAAGCATACGGCTATTCCAGCACCTTTTTAGCTCCAAGTATCGAGAGTTCCGTTTCCGGGCTTGCCCCGGCGGACTCGCAATTGGCAGCTACCTTATTGCGCGATCGAAATGCTGTTCTCCGCCAGCCCCAAATCGCCTAGGCGATTTGGGGCTGGCGGAGAAGGATGAAATCGCAAAGAGGCATGGGGGTAGCTGCCAGTTGTTGCCCCGGACCGGGACAAGCCCGGCGGAAGCAAAGTAGCCAACTCCGAAAAACGCAGCTTCAAAATGCGTAAACGAGGGATCGCGGCCTGCTCTTTCGGTCCCTCGCTTGCGCAGCGGGTTAGGATATCCGCTGTCTGCGGCCTCGCTCGCAACGTATTTGTCACGCGTCCCCGAGAGACGCGGCTAGGTTGTTGCACCTACCAGCCGTCGCTTCCGGGCGAAGCGACGTCTGTGGGTTCGGCCCGTTACCTCGGGTCAAGTGCTGCGCTTCCTAATCCTCTTCCGCGGGGAATGTATTTGCACATCAAAATTCCCAGGAAGTATAAGAAGATCAGGGGGATGGCCAGGGCAACCATGCTGGTGACGTCGGCAGGGGTTAGGATCATCGAGGCAACACAGATGATCAAGATCGCGATTCGCCAGCTGCTGACGTAAGACTGGACGGTGAACATTCCCAGCCGTTCGAGGAACAGCATCACCAGTGGCAATTGGAATGCGACGCCAAAGCCCAACGGCAGCAGCAATACGAAGTTCATGTAATAGCTCAATCGAGGCTGAATATCGACATTCATCCCCGCATTAAAGGTGAGCAAGAAATTGAGGACGTAGTACAGAACGACAAAGAAGGCGAGGCAGACGCCGGAGGCGAATAGGACGACGCTGAAGGGTAGGTAGATGTAGACGTATTGACGTTCGTGGGCATAGAGGCCGGCGGCGACAAATCCCCACAGGTTGTAAAAGATCATTGGGCTGGCAATGACCGCTCCGATCATTAACCCCGCCTTGATCCAGATCATGAATCCTTCTTCGGTCTTGTGCGAATTCAAGCCGGCGGAAGAGGGACGCAGCGTTACCTGTCGCTGCAATGAGCTGGGGTCGAAATGGTCGCCGGTCAAAGCGACCAAATCCTCCTGCTCGGCTTTGATGAAGTCGGGGATATCCGATTCGGGTTCCCCGGCAGCCAGTTCCTGCGCTACCGATTCCTCTTTCACAGGGACCTTGCCGGTCGCGTCGTCTGCTTTCGCTAGTTTTTCGGCCTTCGCTGCCTCTTTAGCTGTCGCCTTTTCAGCAGCCGCATCGGCCGCTTCCGCAGCTTTTTCCTCGGCGGGGGGAACCAGGAAAACGGTTTCGATCTGAAACGAGTTTTCGATTAAGAAGGCCTTGAGGGGGCTTAACGCTTTGTCATTGGGGTCCAGGTTGCGACGCGCGATTTCACGATCCGCCTGGAACGTGAGGATCGC comes from the Roseimaritima multifibrata genome and includes:
- the mutY gene encoding A/G-specific adenine glycosylase codes for the protein MAKKAKRALSEVISAAPHDDRWLSDPWRTRIRRRLLQWFKKNARSLPWRDRASDPYSVWLSEVMLQQTQVSTVIPYFKRFLEKFPTVTDLAAAEEATVLQLWEGLGYYRRARQLHAAAKQIVESHDGKFPTQYDDVLALPGIGRYTAGAILSISTGQRLPIVEANTQRLYSRLIASTNHPTDKAANALLWEFAERILPRRDSGQFNQAAMELGALVCTPQQPDCPNCPLQPCCAAHEKGLETIIPGKVKRIQYEARDEYALLVRHPDRHAYFVYQVPAGQRWAGLWDFPRFGPPHASSLDGAIRQARQDFGLEIKAGDLATTIRHGVTKYRITLYAHHVHWQSPEPSSLEENQQWQTPEQLQSLPLNTTGRKLANLLAAE
- the tatC gene encoding twin-arginine translocase subunit TatC, whose translation is MTFGEHLEELRRALRGAVIWLAIGLAIGLYFATGLVSYVQQPLREAILTFQADREIARRNLDPNDKALSPLKAFLIENSFQIETVFLVPPAEEKAAEAADAAAEKATAKEAAKAEKLAKADDATGKVPVKEESVAQELAAGEPESDIPDFIKAEQEDLVALTGDHFDPSSLQRQVTLRPSSAGLNSHKTEEGFMIWIKAGLMIGAVIASPMIFYNLWGFVAAGLYAHERQYVYIYLPFSVVLFASGVCLAFFVVLYYVLNFLLTFNAGMNVDIQPRLSYYMNFVLLLPLGFGVAFQLPLVMLFLERLGMFTVQSYVSSWRIAILIICVASMILTPADVTSMVALAIPLIFLYFLGILMCKYIPRGRGLGSAALDPR